The Bremerella cremea sequence TCCTTCTTCAGATCGTTGACCTGCTCGACCCGTGCCCTTAAATCTGGGCGGTAACGATTCATCAGTTGGGGTTCGTATCGGCGATCGATCGACTGATTGATGTTCGATTCTTCGCCAGGCAGCATGAAAAAGATACCACCGGTTTCTTTGACCAAACGGACTTGTTCGTACGGCCCAAAGCCACTGGCCATTGCATCGGTTCGCTTGCCGAAACCATCGGTTTGCAACTGTTCGATCAACGCCGCTTCCGGTCCGCGATCGACCGGCAGTAAGTGCGTGCTACCGGTTTCTGGATGAACCCAGCGTACATGGGCATACGGATAACCAAAAACGGCTTCTCGTCCTAAAACATAAACGCGAGCCTGACTCGCCTGGGCGACCGAGATTGCTTTTTCTAAACGGCCTTCGTTGTCTTGCGTGTTACCACTTTCATCGGTCACCACAATCAATGCAATCTTGCGATCGGCGGTCTTGGCGTATCGACGATGGAGTTTAAGAGCCTCGGCCACGGCAGAGCAGAACATCTCTTCTCCGGATGGGTCGACGGGGACATCGGCAATGGCCTGATCGATCGCTTCGGCGTTGCTGGTGGGCGCACGGGTATGAAGTTCAAACCCTTGCCCAAAACTGGCCACCGCTGTCGTTAACGCGTCGCCTTGCGAATGTTCGCTTAGTCCCACTTCGCCATAGATGCGATGAATCCGACGACGGATTTGGTCCTGATCGTCCTTCATGCTTTCCGACTGATCGAATAGCCAGATGACAAGGACTTTGTTTTTCGAGAGCATCCAAATCAGTTCTTGCGAAATCTGATCCATAGCCTCTTGGTAGTCTCCTACCACTGCTTGCACCGATCCCACGGTTCCGACCGGTATCTCTTCTAATAGCGAATCGGTGTTCTTGGTGAGTAGTGAATTAACTTCCAGCGTCACTTCAGGACCGTCTAAATATTCCGACGGAGGCATTTCCAACGATGGGGCACTCACCGAGGAGTCGACCAATCCTTCCATCCCTTGTTCCGAGATACTGAGGTTGGCGATCGTCATTTCTGTGGCGATCTTTTCTGACTCATCTAGCTCGAATTCTAAGGGGCGTTCCAACTCTTCATTTTCTGGCTCAACCACCACCAATTCGACTTGGTCGCTCGGCAACTCCAAAATGGTAAACAACGCCAACGCTAGCATTAGCGCGAAGTGAAACGCGAACGAAACCAGAAACGACGCCGAACGGGTGATATTTTCCCAGGAGAAAAATCGCCGCCGCCCCTTTTGCTCTGCGCGTACCGCCAGCAGGGCTTCAGCTTGGTTGGCCTGCTGGGAGCGAGCCCCTTCTTCTGGCAAAACAGATCGCTGCATGCGTACCGGTCATGTTTGTAAGAGTTTCGAGCGTAAGAACAAGGACGACCTTTGGGATTGGCGCATCATCGCACGTTCTTCCAATCGTCTGTTGAACCTCATTCCTTAATCGTAGAAGACGTCTGTAATTATCGCCACGGAAAAGCAGCTTCACCGGAATTTACGTTGAAATTCCCCACGATTGGTCTGGAGCCAAGTGGGCGGATTTGATACAGCACTGCTAACTTGCGCAATTATTCCGTGAAATCTCGCTCCAGCCGAGGCTTGCCGTGTCTGTTTTTCGTAATCTTTTGATCGTGGGACTCCTGGTCTGCGTGGCTTATAACGGCTACGTCATTTACCGCAATCAAATGGTCACCGCGCCACCGAGCGACGCTCCTGAAGTTTCGGAGGCCCCCCTGTTCAACGCGGCGGCGTTTACGGAATTGGCGGAAAATCGGAGCCAAGCCAAGGTCGCGTTACCACCCACCGTAGTAACCCCGGAAACCACCCCCGAGAGAACGGTTACGGTCTCCAATCCAGTTCTGGAAACACCTGCTCCTGTAGAGGCGGCAGTTCCCCCTGCTCCAGTTGAAGCACCCCCGCTCGAAACAGCTCCGGCCAGCACCGCCCTTGCTGAAATGCCACTGGAACCGAAGAAAACTAGCCGCTTCTCGGAAGCAGCTACCACGGACAAGCCCACCTCCCTGCCAACCACGATCGATGCGGCAACACCTGCCCCCGACATCACGCCCAAGGTTCCTGCGTTTGATGACTTCATCGCCAAAGTCGCCGAACTTGAAGCTGCCTTTCAGTGGAAAGAAGCTCTGCAGGAAATCGATAAGGTGAGCAGCAGTTGGAACTACACCGAGGAGCAATTACAACAGATCCACGAGAAGGGCGACTTCCTCGCCAAAGCGGTGATCTACGCTCCGAACAAACATCTGGCCGAACCGCCGGTAACCTTTCTTCCCGGCATGACCTTAGAACAAGTTGCCGAAACGCATCGTCTTCCGGTTCGTTTCCTTCGTTTGATTAACGGTTGGACGGCTACAGAAGGCCCAACGCCTGGCGATTCCATCAAAGTGCTGCAAGGCCCCGTTTTTATGGCGGTCGATTTGAACGGCAAGGAAATCCGCCTGCGAGTGGGCGACCTGTACGCCGGACGCATGTCGATCGGGCAGTTCGAGGTAACCGAGTCAGGCACCAACGTCATCACAAAAACGGCCGATGACAATACGTTGCAAATGGGCCCCGTTGCCTTGGTAAAAGACGCAGAAGGCCTGATTCCGGCACCCAATTCTATTTTAGTCGCCGAAAACCATTGGCCCCTGCTGCTAGCGCTGACAGACGTTAGCTTGAATTTGAATTGGTTCCCGGTGAAAACACCTCTTCCTCCTGAACTTCCCCCAGCAGAAGTCATCGCTCAAACAGAAATGCCGGTGGAAGAGGAACGCCTAGAGTTTGCCTCGACAGAATCTTTAGTGCCGAAAATCTCGGTTCATCCAATCAACGCTTTGAAACTTCAGGTCTACACCCCCAGCGAGAAAGCGATCCAAGGGATACCGGTTAATTACGGAATTGAGGTAACCAACCTCAGCGATAAAGTAACCGACCTGGTCCAGATCGTGGTGAATATGTCCGAAGGGATCGAACCGCTTAAAGTGGCTGGACACCCCGGTAAAATTGGTCTTGGTCAAGCGATGTTCGATCCACTTACGATCGAGCCCGGCCAGAGCGTTCGCTTAACAGTGACGATCGATACACGCCAAGTTGGCAGCTTCATTGTTCGCCCTGAAATTCATTGTGCCCAACCGGTGACGAAGTATGCTACCGAGATTCAACTGCGTGTGGCGAACGCAGAATCGATCACCGCGCAGGCCGAACCGCAGCTTTCCGCACAATCGCAAGCGGCAGAAAAAGTAGCCGAAGCACCACAGAATCCAGCCCAAGAGGTCCGCTAGTTTGTGTGACTGATTTCCCCCGAGTTCGCTCAGCTTACC is a genomic window containing:
- a CDS encoding vWA domain-containing protein, which encodes MQRSVLPEEGARSQQANQAEALLAVRAEQKGRRRFFSWENITRSASFLVSFAFHFALMLALALFTILELPSDQVELVVVEPENEELERPLEFELDESEKIATEMTIANLSISEQGMEGLVDSSVSAPSLEMPPSEYLDGPEVTLEVNSLLTKNTDSLLEEIPVGTVGSVQAVVGDYQEAMDQISQELIWMLSKNKVLVIWLFDQSESMKDDQDQIRRRIHRIYGEVGLSEHSQGDALTTAVASFGQGFELHTRAPTSNAEAIDQAIADVPVDPSGEEMFCSAVAEALKLHRRYAKTADRKIALIVVTDESGNTQDNEGRLEKAISVAQASQARVYVLGREAVFGYPYAHVRWVHPETGSTHLLPVDRGPEAALIEQLQTDGFGKRTDAMASGFGPYEQVRLVKETGGIFFMLPGEESNINQSIDRRYEPQLMNRYRPDLRARVEQVNDLKKDPLKTLVTKIIYDLNPYQQNVADVIEIQQTFSADPQRFIRDVRKQQAKMITYISYLDRAIEVAEQNRKLRDDSTSVRWMANYDLLYGQLLAYRARAFEYGAYLTKFMENPPSLPPQPAYMEFCGWRLATTRELAAPEQTEADIALSQEVLKGVIDEHAGTPWATRASWELRRGFGVKLEPMFVDTRRINRPRPAPVAPVPNMPQPPPVRIPKL